The following proteins come from a genomic window of Gossypium raimondii isolate GPD5lz chromosome 5, ASM2569854v1, whole genome shotgun sequence:
- the LOC105768699 gene encoding fumarylacetoacetase yields MALGSFIQVLPDSHFSIQNLPYGAFKAHPTAPARLATAIGDYVVDLSEIAKAGLFNGPILAASDCFLQPTLNNFLALGRPAWKEARATLQKLLSSTEPTLRDNADLRQKSLVPMSKVEMVIPMEIGDYTDFYSSMHHAKNCGTIFRGPQNAIPQNWFHLPIAYHGRASSIVISGTNINRPRGQGYPTGQSPPYFGPSLKLDFELEMAAVVGPGNELGKAIDVNEATDHIFGLVLMNDWSARDIQAWEYVPLGPFLGKSFGTTISPWIVTLDALEPFACDAPKQDPHPLPYLAEKISKNYDIELEVQIKPSGQTDSCVVTRSNFKNLYWTVTQQVAHHTINGCNLRPGDLLGTGTISGPEFESFGCLLELTWNGQKPLPLNGTTRKFLEDGDEVTFSGCCKGDGYNVGFGTCAGKIVPPRD; encoded by the exons ATGGCTTTGGGATCATTCATCCAAGTCCTTCCAGACTCCCACTTCTCCATCCAAAACCTTCCGTATGGAGCGTTTAAAGCCCATCCTACAGCACCTGCCCGTCTCGCCACCGCTATTGGTGACTATGTAGTAGATCTCTCCGAGATCGCCAAAGCCGGTCTTTTCAACGGCCCTATACTCGCCGCTTCCGATTGCTTTCTGCAG CCTACTCTGAACAATTTTTTGGCGCTGGGACGGCCTGCTTGGAAGGAAGCTCGTGCTACTCTTCAAAAGCTTTTGTCAT CTACGGAGCCAACCTTGCGTGATAATGCAGACTTGAGGCAGAAGTCACTTGTGCCGATG AGCAAGGTAGAAATGGTTATTCCTATGGAAATTGGAGACTACACAGACTTTTATTCATCCATGCATCATGCAAAGAATTGTGGGACCATATTTCGTGGACCTCAAAATGCAATTCCACAAAACTG GTTCCATCTTCCTATTGCCTATCATGGGCGAGCATCATCTATTGTCATCTCTGGAACAAACATTAATAGACCAAG GGGTCAAGGCTATCCAACAGGTCAATCTCCACCATATTTTGGACCTTCATTGAAGCTAGATTTTGAACTTGAAATG GCTGCTGTGGTTGGTCCAGGAAATGAATTAGGGAAAGCCATAGATGTTAATGAGGCTACAGATCATATCTTTGGACTTGTCTTGATGAACGACTGGAGTG CTCGAGATATTCAAGCGTGGGAATATGTTCCTCTTGGACCCTTTCTTGGAAAGAGTTTTG GTACTACAATATCCCCTTGGATTGTGACACTTGATGCTCTTGAACCTTTTGCATGTGATGCTCCTAAGCAG GATCCCCATCCATTGCCATATTTGGCAGAGAAAATATCCAAAAACTATGATATTGAATTGGAG GTTCAAATTAAACCTTCTGGACAAACTGATTCATGCGTGGTTACAAGAAGTAATTTCAAGAACCT ATATTGGACAGTGACTCAACAAGTAGCACACCACACAATCAATGGTTGCAACCTGAGGCCAGGCGATCTCCTTGGAACTGGGACCATTAGTGGGCCT GAATTTGAATCATTTGGATGTTTGCTGGAACTAACATGGAATGGACAAAAACCATTGCCATTAAATGGGACAACTCGAAAATTCTTAGAAGATGGAGATGAAGTAACCTTCTCTGGTTGCTGCAAG GGAGATGGTTACAATGTTGGTTTTGGAACCTGTGCTGGTAAGATTGTCCCACCACGCGATTGA
- the LOC105768698 gene encoding phosphatidate cytidylyltransferase 2 isoform X2: MVVVIQIFMAKELFNLLRKAHEDRHLPGFRLLNWHFFFTAMFFVYGRLLSQPLVNTVTSDKFLYQFVSSLIKYHMAICYFLYIAGFMWFILTLKKKMYKYQFGQYAWTHMILIVVFTQSSFTVANIFEGIFWFLLPASLIVINDIFAYIFGFFFGKTPLIKLSPKKTWEGFIGASVTTIISAFVLANILGRFRWLTCPRKDLSTGWLECDPGLLFKPENYILPGWISQWFPWKEISVLPVQWHALCFGLFASIIAPFGGFFASGFKRAFKIKDFGDSIPGHGGITDRMDCQMVMAVFAYIYHQSFVMRQGISVEMILDQILTNLTFEEQQSLLMKLGQILQERLEHS, encoded by the exons ATGGTGGTGGTTATCCAAATATTTATGGCAAAAGAGCTTTTCAATCTTCTCAGGAAAGCACATGAAGATAGGCATCTTCCAGGGTTTAGGCTATTAAATTG GCACTTCTTCTTCACCGCAATGTTTTTTGTATATGGCCGCCTTCTTAGCCAACCACTTGTCAATACTGTAACTTCGGATAAGTTTTTGTATCAGTTTGTTAGCAGCCTTATCAAGTATCATATGGCTATCTGTTACTTCTTGTACATTGCAG GTTTTATGTGGTTTATTCTTAcattgaagaagaagatgtaCAAGTATCAATTTGGCCAGTATGCATGGACACACATGATCCTGATCGTGGTCTTCACACAGTCGTCCTTTACTGTGGCCAATATCTTTGAAGGAATtttttg GTTTCTTCTTCCAGCATCGCTTATTGTTATCAATGACATTTTTGCTTATATCTTTGGTTTCTTCTTTGGAAAAACCCCATTAATCAAATTGTCTCCTAAGAAAACATGGGAGGGTTTTATTGGAGCGTCTGTTACAACTATCATCTCTGCATTCGTG CTTGCAAACATCTTGGGTCGTTTCCGTTGGCTAACCTGTCCAAGGAAG GATTTATCAACTGGTTGGCTTGAATGTGACCCAGGTCTATTGTTTAAACCAGAGAATTATATCTTACCAGGATGGATTTCTCAATGG ttTCCTTGGAAAGAGATCTCCGTTTTGCCTGTTCAGTGGCATGCTTTATGCTTTGGTTTGTTTGCATCAATAATAGCACCTTTTGGGGGATTTTTTGCAAGTGGTTTTAAAAGAGCTTTTAAGATCAAG GATTTTGGTGATAGTATTCCTGGGCATGGTGGAATTACAGATAGAATGGATTGCCAG ATGGTGATGGCGGTATTTGCATATATCTATCACCAATCATTTGTCATGCGTCAAGGCATCTCAGTTGAAATGATCTTGGACCAG ATATTGACAAACCTTACTTTCGAGGAGCAGCAGAGTCTTCTCATGAAGCTGGGACAGATCTTGCAGGAAAGACTTGAACATTCTTAA
- the LOC105770146 gene encoding rho GDP-dissociation inhibitor 1, whose amino-acid sequence MSLAVGENPSPKTMGFDKEGSATDSEASETKTPSKIPPNEDAVDGHHPPGINRKASESSLCPTEDEDDDDEEEREIELGPKCTLKEQLEKDKDDESLRRWKEQLLGTVDFESVGEKLEPEVKILSLAIKSHGRPDMVLPIPENGKPKGLWFTLKEGSKYSLQFTFQVSNNIVSGLKYTNMVWKTGVKVDSTKEMIGTFSPQAEPYTHEICEETTPSGMFARGSYSARSKFVDDDNKCYLEINYTFDIRKEWQS is encoded by the exons ATGTCTTTGGCGGTTGGTGAGAATCCAAGTCCCAAAACCATGGGGTTTGATAAGGAGGGGAGTGCTACTGATAGTGAAGCTTCAGAGACAAAAACACCATCAAAGATTCCTCCAAACGAAGATGCCGTTGACGGACATCATCCCCCTGGAATCAATAGAAAAGCAAGCGAGAGTTCTCTTTGTCCAACTGAAGACGAAgacgatgatgatgaagaagagagGGAGATTGAGTTAGGCCCGAAGTGCACCCTTAAAGAACAACTCGAAAAAGATAAG GATGATGAGAGCTTGAGGAGGTGGAAGGAACAACTTCTTGGGACTGTGGATTTCGAGTCCGTTGGAG AAAAGCTAGAACCTGAAGTGAAGATACTGAGCCTTGCGATCAAATCACATGGTAGACCTGATATGGTACTTCCAATTCCGGAGAACGGAAAGCCTAAAGGCTTGTGGTTTACCCTAAAAGAAGGAAGCAAATACAGCCTGCAATTCACTTTCCAAGTGAGCAACAACATTGTGTCCGGCCTCAAGTACACTAATATGGTTTGGAAAACTGGTGTCAAGG TTGATAGCACGAAAGAGATGATTGGAACCTTCAGTCCCCAGGCAGAGCCTTACACACATGAAATTTGTGAAGAAACAACTCCATCTGGAATGTTTGCTAGAGGATCTTATTCAGCTAGAAGTAAG TTTGTGGACGATGACAACAAGTGCTACTTGGAGATCAACTACACTTTCGATATCCGTAAAGAATGGCAATCGTAG
- the LOC105766818 gene encoding MDIS1-interacting receptor like kinase 2-like, whose product MLEHLNVSHNMLSGSIPSLFGTMTGLTSIDFSYNDLEGPVPDSGFFHRASPAAFSNNKNLCGEVLGLKPCSNTSVEKETHKKNHNVPIIIVSASLSWLILSLALFILYALSRRAKRSRESKEAMVSEARNPLSVVNYDGKIVYEDIIEATESFDEKYCIGSGGSGRVYKAKLTLGPILAIKKLLCLDGEQMEKLRSFTNEIRALTEISHKNIVKFYGFCCHGPHKFLVYDYIERGSLADVPRDDMKAK is encoded by the coding sequence ATGTTGGAGCATTTAAACGTCTCACACAACATGCTGTCAGGTTCAATCCCCTCTTTATTCGGTACAATGACTGGCTTAACGTCGATTGACTTCTCGTACAATGACTTGGAAGGACCGGTTCCTGACAGTGGATTCTTTCACCGTGCTTCACCTGCCGCATTCAGCAACAACAAAAACCTATGCGGTGAAGTCCTAGGTTTGAAGCCCTGCAGTAATACATCAGTGGAGAAGGAAACTCATAAGAAAAATCACAATGTTCCGATAATCATTGTCAGTGCTTCTTTATCATGGTTGATACTTTCTTTAGCCCTGTTTATTCTGTATGCACTCTCCCGAAGAGCAAAAAGGAGCAGAGAGTCGAAGGAAGCTATGGTATCGGAGGCCAGAAATCCACTTTCGGTTGTGAACTACGACGGGAAGATTGTGTATGAAGATATAATCGAAGCTACCGAGAGTTTTGATGAAAAGTATTGTATTGGATCTGGTGGAAGTGGAAGAGTGTATAAAGCAAAGTTAACACTAGGACCTATTCTGGCCATCAAGAAACTATTGTGTCTGGACGGGGAACAGATGGAGAAACTGAGAAGTTTTACCAACGAGATCCGAGCATTAACAGAAATAAGCCACAAAAACATAGTCAAGTTTTACGGATTTTGTTGCCACGGGCCGCACAAGTTCCTGGTTTATGATTATATCGAGAGAGGAAGCCTAGCTGATGTGCCAAGGGATGATATGAAAGCCAAATAA
- the LOC105768698 gene encoding phosphatidate cytidylyltransferase 1 isoform X1 — MQKENNTTVPSATTPRIRHRKRSNEVIPEPSKANGGNLLVNDRNKYKSMWIRTHSTVWMIGGFALIVYMGHLYITAMVVVIQIFMAKELFNLLRKAHEDRHLPGFRLLNWHFFFTAMFFVYGRLLSQPLVNTVTSDKFLYQFVSSLIKYHMAICYFLYIAGFMWFILTLKKKMYKYQFGQYAWTHMILIVVFTQSSFTVANIFEGIFWFLLPASLIVINDIFAYIFGFFFGKTPLIKLSPKKTWEGFIGASVTTIISAFVLANILGRFRWLTCPRKDLSTGWLECDPGLLFKPENYILPGWISQWFPWKEISVLPVQWHALCFGLFASIIAPFGGFFASGFKRAFKIKDFGDSIPGHGGITDRMDCQMVMAVFAYIYHQSFVMRQGISVEMILDQILTNLTFEEQQSLLMKLGQILQERLEHS; from the exons ATGCAAAAGGAGAATAATACAACTGTGCCATCAGCTACTACTCCTAGAATTCGGCACCGCAAAAGATCCAATGAG GTTATTCCAGAACCTAGTAAAGCAAATGGTGGAAATTTGCTTGTTAATGACCGTAACAAATACAAATCAATGTGGATCCGAACACACTCTACTGTTTGGATGATTGGGGGTTTTGCATTAATTGTCTACATGGGTCATCTCTATATTACAGCTATGGTGGTGGTTATCCAAATATTTATGGCAAAAGAGCTTTTCAATCTTCTCAGGAAAGCACATGAAGATAGGCATCTTCCAGGGTTTAGGCTATTAAATTG GCACTTCTTCTTCACCGCAATGTTTTTTGTATATGGCCGCCTTCTTAGCCAACCACTTGTCAATACTGTAACTTCGGATAAGTTTTTGTATCAGTTTGTTAGCAGCCTTATCAAGTATCATATGGCTATCTGTTACTTCTTGTACATTGCAG GTTTTATGTGGTTTATTCTTAcattgaagaagaagatgtaCAAGTATCAATTTGGCCAGTATGCATGGACACACATGATCCTGATCGTGGTCTTCACACAGTCGTCCTTTACTGTGGCCAATATCTTTGAAGGAATtttttg GTTTCTTCTTCCAGCATCGCTTATTGTTATCAATGACATTTTTGCTTATATCTTTGGTTTCTTCTTTGGAAAAACCCCATTAATCAAATTGTCTCCTAAGAAAACATGGGAGGGTTTTATTGGAGCGTCTGTTACAACTATCATCTCTGCATTCGTG CTTGCAAACATCTTGGGTCGTTTCCGTTGGCTAACCTGTCCAAGGAAG GATTTATCAACTGGTTGGCTTGAATGTGACCCAGGTCTATTGTTTAAACCAGAGAATTATATCTTACCAGGATGGATTTCTCAATGG ttTCCTTGGAAAGAGATCTCCGTTTTGCCTGTTCAGTGGCATGCTTTATGCTTTGGTTTGTTTGCATCAATAATAGCACCTTTTGGGGGATTTTTTGCAAGTGGTTTTAAAAGAGCTTTTAAGATCAAG GATTTTGGTGATAGTATTCCTGGGCATGGTGGAATTACAGATAGAATGGATTGCCAG ATGGTGATGGCGGTATTTGCATATATCTATCACCAATCATTTGTCATGCGTCAAGGCATCTCAGTTGAAATGATCTTGGACCAG ATATTGACAAACCTTACTTTCGAGGAGCAGCAGAGTCTTCTCATGAAGCTGGGACAGATCTTGCAGGAAAGACTTGAACATTCTTAA
- the LOC105766817 gene encoding probable transcription repressor OFP9, producing the protein MKASKEHKQQGLQQRGCKALCCSCRLSVSSSEEAESSNSDRYASISSLAHAMVQERLDQMIRERQETRHNVERRRQSSEGTKFIVMVAMEKCSYDPREDFSKSMVEMIKANRIQEPKDLRNLLNYYVSMNSEEYHGIILEVFHEVCTNLFLCCKRH; encoded by the coding sequence ATGAAAGCCTCCAAAGAACACAAGCAGCAAGGGCTTCAACAGAGAGGATGCAAGGCATTGTGCTGCAGTTGCAGGCTTAGTGTCTCTTCTTCAGAAGAAGCAGAAAGCTCCAATTCAGATCGATACGCATCAATATCGAGTCTAGCACACGCCATGGTTCAAGAGAGATTAGACCAAATGATCAGAGAAAGGCAGGAGACAAGGCATAATGTCGAAAGAAGGCGGCAAAGTAGTGAAGGGACTAAATTCATTGTTATGGTAGCCATGGAGAAGTGTTCTTACGATCCAAGAGAAGATTTTAGTAAGTCTATGGTCGAGATGATTAAGGCGAACCGGATTCAAGAGCCAAAGGACCTTCGCAACCTCTTGAATTATTATGTATCTATGAATTCAGAGGAGTATCATGGAATTATACTAGAAGTTTTCCATGAAGTTTGCACTAATTTGTTCTTATGTTGTAAACGCCATTGA
- the LOC105768700 gene encoding mavicyanin — MAIVNMVMAVVIMAATLGGKLGAAQVHHVVGGDRGWDLSSDVASWSSGRSFRVGDKIWFAYAAAQESIAEVNSPEEYESCDVSNPIRMYTDGIDGIPLDGEGIRYFVSGKEESCKNGLKLHVEVMPFGNPEPEKPRVAVAAAAPTTPSGSARLYGSSVLLLVGLWLCHMAI; from the exons ATGGCGATTGTGAATATGGTGATGGCTGTGGTTATCATGGCAGCGACCCTCGGAGGGAAATTGGGTGCAGCACAAGTACACCATGTGGTCGGAGGTGACCGTGGGTGGGACCTTTCCTCTGACGTGGCATCTTGGTCCTCCGGTAGGAGCTTCAGGGTTGGAGACAAAATCT GGTTCGCCTACGCCGCAGCACAGGAGAGCATTGCTGAGGTGAATAGCCCGGAAGAATATGAGTCGTGCGATGTGAGCAACCCCATAAGAATGTACACGGACGGCATAGATGGCATCCCACTGGATGGGGAAGGGATCCGTTATTTCGTAAGCGGCAAGGAAGAGAGCTGCAAGAACGGTCTAAAGCTACACGTGGAGGTGATGCCTTTTGGGAACCCCGAGCCCGAAAAGCCCAGAGTTGCAGTGGCTGCTGCAGCGCCCACCACTCCTTCTGGATCAGCCCGGCTTTACGGAAGCTCCGTGTTATTATTGGTTGGGTTATGGCTTTGCCATATGGCTATTTGA